The proteins below come from a single Chryseobacterium sp. MA9 genomic window:
- a CDS encoding RagB/SusD family nutrient uptake outer membrane protein: MKKIFITIFSLSVMCSCSSDLLNVNPEAQKVSSQFYTNSSEIEQGIISVYGALQYTGQYQLAMPALGELPSDNTYDEVPANDSFTYGELDFFTIQPNNSLIASAWKDHYIGIQQANIILTRIGKIPDMTDALKNTRIGEMKFLRALMYFNLVRIYGDVPLVLKETTNVNDYFGQSRTPAAEVYSAIEKDLKEAIDLLPVTTTQKGRVTKGAALGIMGKVLLTQKKFTESLTYLNQIESLGYQLLPDVNKIFDVTNKNNAEIIFDVQFTSGLNGNSEGSTAFQMFSPSGSVSGAKGHNLPTKEVYNLYSASDTRRSAYIGLTSNGIPFSKKLVKTSNTIADGGSNFVVLRLADVFLMMAECFAEQNDVINANVYLNKIKTRAGIAAVNLSTKDALLNEIDRERRLEFVGEGHRWFDLVRTGKAISVMTDHFNNNPGYSTAQIKPHHLLMPVPQGQINTDPAIKQNPGY, encoded by the coding sequence ATGAAAAAAATATTCATTACAATATTCAGCCTTTCAGTGATGTGCTCATGCTCGTCCGATCTTTTGAATGTCAATCCTGAGGCACAGAAAGTTTCATCACAATTTTATACCAATTCCTCTGAAATTGAACAGGGTATTATTTCAGTGTATGGAGCTCTTCAGTATACCGGACAGTATCAGCTGGCTATGCCGGCTTTGGGAGAATTACCTTCAGATAATACTTATGATGAGGTTCCTGCCAATGATTCTTTTACGTATGGTGAATTGGATTTTTTCACGATTCAGCCTAATAACAGCCTTATTGCAAGCGCGTGGAAGGACCATTATATAGGCATTCAGCAGGCAAATATTATTCTGACGAGGATTGGAAAAATTCCTGATATGACGGATGCTCTGAAGAATACAAGGATTGGCGAAATGAAATTTCTGCGTGCGTTGATGTATTTTAATCTGGTGCGAATTTATGGTGATGTTCCGTTGGTTTTAAAAGAAACTACGAATGTTAACGATTATTTCGGGCAGTCAAGAACTCCTGCTGCAGAGGTGTATTCAGCCATAGAAAAGGATTTGAAAGAAGCTATTGACCTTTTACCGGTAACAACTACGCAAAAGGGGAGAGTGACTAAAGGAGCAGCGTTGGGAATTATGGGTAAAGTGCTTCTGACACAGAAGAAATTCACTGAATCATTGACTTATTTAAATCAGATTGAATCTTTGGGCTATCAGCTTTTGCCGGATGTCAATAAAATTTTTGATGTCACCAATAAAAATAATGCTGAAATTATTTTTGATGTACAGTTCACCTCAGGATTGAATGGCAATTCGGAGGGAAGTACGGCATTTCAGATGTTCAGTCCTTCCGGATCGGTTTCAGGAGCCAAAGGACACAATCTTCCGACCAAGGAAGTTTACAACCTTTATTCAGCCAGTGATACCAGACGTTCTGCATATATCGGGCTTACTTCAAACGGAATTCCTTTCAGTAAAAAATTAGTGAAAACATCGAATACTATTGCTGATGGAGGAAGCAATTTTGTGGTGCTGAGATTAGCCGATGTTTTTCTGATGATGGCAGAATGTTTTGCCGAACAGAATGACGTTATCAACGCCAATGTATATCTAAATAAAATTAAAACCAGAGCAGGAATTGCTGCTGTCAACCTTTCAACAAAAGATGCTTTGCTTAATGAAATTGACCGTGAAAGAAGGCTGGAATTTGTAGGAGAGGGACACCGTTGGTTTGACCTCGTGAGAACCGGAAAAGCGATCTCGGTAATGACGGATCATTTTAATAATAATCCCGGATACAGTACCGCACAGATCAAACCTCATCATCTTCTGATGCCGGTTCCGCAGGGACAGATCAATACAGACCCTGCTATTAAACAAAATCCAGGATATTAA
- a CDS encoding glycerophosphodiester phosphodiesterase family protein has translation MLNNKLLPLFLLIFSSLFIAQQKKISLSDFPDNKVMVVAHRGDWREAPENSVWAVKKAIEKGVDMAEIDLAMTKDSVLILMHDNTIDRTTTGKGKPSDFTLAEIKKLHLRDGLGVETQMRVPTLQEILEITDGKILLNLDKGFDYIKQVYPLVKKRNMLDQILFKGHESYAEFNQKYGDIKNDIHYMPIIQLSNSEDLKKISEYVKNYKIYGFEFTVGTTEKNLIDFKSLREKKVKIWVNSLWPHHNAGNNDDLVLENADVYDWYINRGVNIIQTDRPKELINYLKRKKLYY, from the coding sequence ATGCTAAACAATAAATTATTACCACTGTTTCTTCTTATTTTTTCTTCCCTGTTCATTGCACAGCAAAAGAAAATTTCACTTTCTGATTTTCCTGATAACAAAGTAATGGTGGTAGCTCACCGCGGTGACTGGAGAGAGGCTCCGGAAAATTCGGTGTGGGCCGTGAAAAAAGCCATTGAAAAAGGAGTGGATATGGCTGAAATAGATCTTGCCATGACCAAAGACAGTGTTTTGATCCTGATGCATGATAATACGATCGACAGAACGACAACAGGAAAGGGAAAACCGTCTGATTTTACACTAGCTGAAATCAAGAAACTGCATCTGAGAGACGGGCTGGGAGTGGAGACCCAAATGAGAGTTCCCACATTACAGGAAATCCTAGAAATCACAGACGGTAAAATTCTTCTGAATCTGGATAAAGGTTTTGATTACATAAAACAGGTTTATCCTTTGGTGAAAAAACGAAATATGCTAGATCAGATTTTGTTTAAAGGCCACGAATCTTATGCTGAATTTAACCAGAAATACGGAGATATTAAAAATGATATCCACTATATGCCGATTATCCAGTTGAGCAACAGTGAAGATCTTAAAAAAATTTCAGAATATGTTAAAAACTATAAGATTTATGGTTTTGAATTTACAGTAGGAACAACGGAAAAAAATCTGATTGATTTTAAATCTTTAAGAGAAAAAAAGGTCAAAATCTGGGTCAATTCATTGTGGCCGCATCATAATGCAGGAAATAATGATGATCTGGTTCTGGAAAATGCTGATGTTTATGATTGGTATATTAATAGAGGAGTCAACATTATTCAGACTGACCGCCCGAAAGAACTTATTAATTATCTGAAGCGTAAAAAGCTTTATTATTGA
- a CDS encoding alpha/beta fold hydrolase, producing MSTLTLKDGTEIFYKDQGQGPVLMFHHGWPLSSDDWDAQVIFFLQKGYRVISHDRRGHGRSSQNIYNHTIEQYASDAAELVEFLDLKDVVHIGHSTGGGEVIRYVHKYANGRAKKAVLISAVPPVMVKSENNPDGVPMEVFDNIREQTLNNRQQFYFDLTFPFYGYNREGADIKDGIQRNWWRQGMMGGIVAHYDGIKAFSETDFTEDLKAVDIPVLVLHGEDDQIVPIENSAIKSAKLLKNGKLITYPGFPHGMPTTEHETINKDLLEFIQS from the coding sequence ATGAGCACACTTACATTAAAAGACGGAACCGAGATTTTTTACAAAGACCAAGGACAAGGACCTGTATTAATGTTTCACCACGGATGGCCATTATCATCTGACGACTGGGATGCACAGGTTATCTTTTTCTTACAGAAAGGTTACAGAGTAATTTCTCATGACAGAAGAGGCCACGGCCGTTCAAGCCAGAATATCTATAACCATACCATTGAGCAATATGCTTCCGATGCTGCGGAACTTGTAGAATTTCTTGATTTGAAAGATGTTGTTCATATAGGACATTCTACAGGTGGTGGTGAGGTGATCCGCTATGTACATAAATATGCCAATGGCAGAGCAAAAAAAGCAGTATTAATCAGTGCTGTTCCTCCGGTTATGGTAAAAAGCGAGAACAATCCTGATGGAGTTCCGATGGAAGTTTTTGACAACATCAGAGAACAGACATTAAACAACAGACAGCAGTTTTATTTTGATCTGACATTTCCTTTCTATGGTTACAACAGAGAAGGAGCTGACATCAAAGACGGTATTCAGAGAAACTGGTGGAGACAGGGAATGATGGGAGGAATTGTTGCTCACTATGACGGTATTAAAGCATTTTCTGAAACCGATTTCACAGAAGATTTGAAAGCAGTTGATATTCCTGTTTTGGTATTACACGGAGAGGATGATCAGATTGTACCTATTGAAAATTCTGCTATAAAATCAGCGAAATTATTAAAGAACGGTAAACTGATTACCTACCCAGGTTTTCCACACGGAATGCCAACCACAGAACATGAAACTATAAATAAAGATCTTTTGGAATTTATCCAGTCTTAA
- a CDS encoding PhzF family phenazine biosynthesis protein, which yields MKLELYQIDAFTEKIFHGNPACVVPLKTWLADELLLKIARENAVAETAFFIDNGNTIHLRWFTPEIEMDLCGHATLATAHCLISILNYQSNRIIFETKSGELIVDVKDDTYYMDFPSRMPETAVLPDTISRSLNIQPKEVFKSRDYILLYDSEDDIKNIKIERSVFDLINLDPGGLVVTAAGTDSDFVSRYFTPQSSILEDPVTGSAHCSLIPFWSSRLGKDTLFARQLSERGGQLYCENKNERVIVAGKAKTYSMGYLWIE from the coding sequence ATGAAGTTAGAATTATATCAAATAGATGCATTTACTGAAAAAATTTTCCATGGAAACCCTGCATGTGTCGTTCCTTTAAAAACCTGGTTAGCTGATGAATTGCTTTTAAAAATAGCCCGCGAAAATGCCGTAGCCGAAACAGCTTTCTTTATTGACAATGGCAATACAATTCATCTGAGATGGTTTACACCTGAAATAGAGATGGACTTATGCGGACATGCTACTCTGGCCACAGCTCATTGCTTGATTTCAATCTTAAACTATCAGAGCAATAGAATCATTTTTGAAACTAAAAGCGGTGAATTAATAGTTGATGTTAAAGATGACACTTATTATATGGATTTTCCTTCAAGAATGCCCGAAACAGCAGTTCTTCCAGACACTATATCCAGATCGCTGAATATACAGCCCAAAGAAGTTTTCAAATCAAGAGATTATATTCTGCTATATGATTCTGAGGATGACATCAAAAATATCAAGATTGAAAGATCTGTTTTTGACCTTATCAATCTGGATCCTGGCGGCCTTGTTGTGACGGCTGCCGGTACAGACAGTGATTTTGTTTCAAGATATTTTACTCCACAGTCATCTATTCTCGAAGATCCTGTAACCGGCTCTGCACACTGCTCGCTCATTCCGTTCTGGTCTTCAAGATTAGGAAAAGATACGCTTTTTGCCCGTCAGCTGTCTGAAAGAGGTGGACAGCTCTATTGTGAAAACAAAAATGAAAGGGTTATTGTTGCAGGTAAAGCCAAAACTTATTCTATGGGATATCTATGGATAGAATAA
- a CDS encoding AraC family transcriptional regulator, translating into MNFLEELNRIVDQYDNSILVMRQQTEQRLPAHQHKKGQLLLVLGGIAYLQTSERDYYIPSNHYIWIPQNFPHNLMYNAQDLHIINIYFPEAYVEEFYNNLGIYPVSRLLSEMLFFSEKWQGNFFPGDWEFEFLKTLWGLLPKENLQKFSIQLPTTDDERLNDITSDLRKRISEPLTLQDIASKFGLSVRSLTRLFQNKLHISFIQYIKMLRIIRAMELIKNTNLTVTELAYEVGYSNISAFSNTFFQLTNMRPTEFKAML; encoded by the coding sequence ATGAATTTTCTGGAAGAGCTTAACAGGATTGTAGATCAGTATGATAATTCAATTTTAGTAATGCGGCAGCAGACCGAACAACGTCTGCCCGCCCATCAGCATAAAAAGGGACAATTGCTTTTGGTGTTAGGCGGAATTGCTTATCTACAAACAAGTGAAAGGGATTATTATATTCCTTCCAATCATTATATATGGATTCCGCAGAATTTTCCGCATAACCTGATGTACAATGCACAGGACCTCCATATTATTAATATTTATTTCCCGGAGGCTTATGTAGAAGAATTTTATAATAATCTGGGAATTTATCCCGTAAGCAGACTGCTTTCCGAGATGCTTTTTTTCAGTGAAAAGTGGCAGGGAAATTTTTTCCCGGGAGATTGGGAATTTGAATTTTTAAAAACATTATGGGGTTTATTGCCAAAAGAAAACTTACAAAAATTTTCAATCCAGCTTCCTACCACAGATGATGAGCGACTCAATGATATAACATCTGATCTGAGGAAAAGAATCAGCGAACCCCTTACTCTGCAAGATATTGCTTCAAAATTTGGACTCAGTGTAAGAAGCCTGACCAGGTTATTTCAAAATAAACTGCATATATCATTTATCCAATATATCAAAATGCTCCGCATTATCAGGGCGATGGAGCTTATCAAAAATACCAACTTAACGGTTACAGAACTTGCTTATGAAGTTGGATATTCAAACATATCTGCTTTTAGTAATACTTTTTTCCAGCTGACCAATATGCGTCCCACTGAATTTAAAGCAATGCTGTAA
- a CDS encoding TolC family protein → MKHSNLIASLSMIAVLCSQQVESQISDSTELLTLEKIWNISALHNRQLKLSDLSRKESRLGTDEAKNRLLPELSVGGDFRLNSKFLVYENGLFSSPQNVNVSHYGYSAGYHLNLNLYSGGKETRNIKMKQEEELVKQYEFDLQKNNIKYNAAVAYYDLYKFLHFRTFISAEISAEKKQFTLVENLYKNGVIMKSDVLRISVKLSQMELNLSDIEKKIDLARQRLNILMGRESNIPFDISYQDIFEPETITEAHPDYIDIALNNSPQYKIAYSNIILSELNIRQTKADLQPKVSLYSKYNYTFPQISFYPYSNDLWGFGQTGIQVQFSIDNLYKSRHSIARAQNIYEQQKEKASIQKDEITFRVNEAYLQEQQAFESVEMAEKNIKKSSETVRVIRNSYLNQESLLTDLLDAENILLEAKFNLITAQAELKLSHIRLLAITGIL, encoded by the coding sequence ATGAAACATTCTAACTTGATAGCTTCGTTAAGTATGATAGCTGTTCTTTGTTCTCAACAGGTAGAATCACAAATTTCGGATAGTACAGAGCTACTGACACTTGAAAAGATTTGGAATATTTCAGCACTCCATAACAGACAGTTGAAGTTATCAGACCTGAGCCGGAAAGAAAGTCGACTAGGTACTGATGAAGCAAAAAATAGACTCTTACCCGAGCTTTCTGTCGGGGGAGACTTTAGACTCAATTCAAAATTTCTTGTTTACGAAAATGGCTTGTTTTCCTCCCCGCAAAATGTAAACGTTTCCCATTACGGATATAGTGCAGGATATCATTTAAATCTGAATCTGTACAGTGGGGGTAAAGAAACAAGAAATATTAAAATGAAGCAGGAAGAAGAACTGGTAAAACAGTATGAGTTTGACCTGCAGAAGAATAATATAAAATATAATGCTGCGGTTGCCTACTATGATCTTTACAAATTTTTGCATTTTCGGACGTTTATTTCGGCTGAAATTTCGGCAGAGAAAAAACAGTTTACCCTTGTAGAAAATTTATATAAGAATGGTGTGATAATGAAAAGTGATGTGTTAAGAATATCGGTTAAATTATCACAGATGGAGCTGAACCTTTCTGACATTGAAAAGAAAATAGATCTTGCAAGACAGCGGCTCAATATATTGATGGGCCGTGAAAGCAACATACCTTTTGATATATCATATCAGGATATTTTTGAACCTGAAACCATAACCGAAGCCCATCCTGATTATATTGATATTGCTCTGAACAACTCTCCGCAATATAAAATTGCTTATAGTAATATTATATTGAGTGAATTGAATATCAGGCAGACAAAGGCAGATTTACAGCCAAAAGTTTCTTTGTATTCGAAGTACAATTATACCTTTCCCCAGATTTCTTTCTATCCTTATTCTAATGATTTGTGGGGATTCGGCCAGACAGGAATTCAGGTACAGTTCTCTATTGACAATCTTTATAAAAGCCGGCATTCCATTGCCCGTGCCCAAAATATATATGAGCAGCAGAAGGAAAAAGCCAGCATACAAAAAGATGAAATCACGTTTCGGGTTAACGAGGCATATTTACAGGAGCAACAGGCGTTTGAGAGTGTGGAAATGGCTGAGAAAAATATCAAAAAAAGCTCGGAAACAGTTAGGGTAATCAGAAATAGTTATCTGAATCAGGAATCACTGTTAACAGATTTGCTGGATGCTGAAAATATCCTTCTTGAAGCAAAATTCAATCTGATCACTGCTCAGGCTGAACTAAAACTAAGCCATATCAGATTATTGGCCATTACAGGAATACTTTAA
- a CDS encoding HlyD family secretion protein → MNKNKTDKTVVVITQWLGNALLAALVIWGSIYIWKGYHYQHTNDAQIDAYLSPVNVKVGGYISKIYYKDNQKFKKGDTLVIIELDEYGMKRDAALAELMSSRAKQPILTANEETQTKSIDVIRAQLSGVWAKLVQQQREYQRYKNLLADESTTQQKFDHVTASLAINQSDYLQTKAELRVAESKLNDIRAQRAAIDAEIKIKEALLKRQMLDIKYTVITAPFDGQIGKKTIQEGQLVQPGQTLAFMVNSSEAKWVIANFKETQISNFKPGQKVLVEVDAFPGEKLNGTIESLSPTTGSRYSILPPDNATGNFVKITQRIPVRIKLTDSPGKLTRFSAGMNANVDVIND, encoded by the coding sequence ATGAATAAAAATAAAACAGATAAAACAGTTGTAGTAATAACCCAATGGTTGGGGAATGCATTATTGGCTGCATTAGTGATATGGGGAAGTATTTACATCTGGAAAGGATACCATTATCAGCATACTAATGATGCGCAGATTGATGCTTATCTGTCACCAGTAAATGTGAAAGTAGGAGGATACATAAGCAAAATTTATTATAAAGATAACCAGAAGTTTAAAAAAGGAGATACCCTGGTCATAATCGAACTGGATGAATACGGAATGAAAAGAGATGCAGCACTGGCAGAATTAATGAGTTCAAGAGCTAAACAGCCGATCCTCACAGCCAATGAAGAAACACAGACCAAAAGCATTGATGTTATCAGAGCACAGCTTTCTGGTGTCTGGGCGAAACTGGTGCAACAGCAGCGAGAGTATCAGCGCTATAAAAATCTGCTGGCTGATGAATCAACAACACAGCAAAAGTTTGATCATGTAACAGCCTCACTGGCTATTAATCAGTCCGATTACCTACAGACGAAAGCCGAATTACGGGTTGCCGAATCTAAACTTAATGATATCAGAGCACAACGCGCTGCAATAGATGCGGAAATAAAAATTAAAGAAGCTTTATTGAAAAGACAGATGCTGGATATCAAATATACCGTTATTACGGCTCCGTTTGATGGACAGATTGGCAAAAAGACAATTCAGGAAGGACAGCTGGTGCAGCCTGGACAAACGCTTGCTTTTATGGTAAATAGCTCAGAGGCGAAATGGGTAATTGCCAATTTTAAAGAAACACAGATTAGTAATTTTAAGCCGGGGCAGAAAGTATTGGTTGAAGTAGATGCTTTTCCAGGTGAAAAATTGAATGGAACTATAGAATCTCTTTCTCCGACCACTGGCTCCCGTTATTCGATTCTGCCGCCTGATAATGCCACAGGTAACTTTGTAAAGATTACACAGCGAATTCCGGTCCGGATAAAACTGACCGATAGTCCAGGAAAGTTAACTCGCTTTTCTGCAGGAATGAACGCCAATGTTGATGTTATAAATGACTAA
- a CDS encoding MFS transporter, whose protein sequence is MMQAHRIPVFKNWVSEWVARSVIFTILMTCLYSFALYTNPATIMGFYGVESTDIQYAMVVIYGSTVAFLALDFRIVKYFSPRKYLLTALAVNALCSLICFYTRNWMIFIVVQFIQGITCALMSGIVLNMIFPRLESARARVIGYTVLYGGIQISVPLYSIYYSIVLYFFDFNWLFYGLIVLLVILTGMVMVTMNGKARFHKKIPLYQVDWIGYLFYITFILILGYILVYGRQLGWLDSPLIAFLSLFNVLVLFIFISRELKLKRPLINLHIFKTRNFVIGLLLLFTFYIFKGSTGLAYGYLEIILGNDPLSTIPIWMAVIAGTVIGMFVISRFILMGYNLIKIIIAGFGIMALFYVYMLLFVTVQGETCDFIPALFIYGFATGVLFVPIVSFTISAAPPNIAANASLVGILARFTGFTTSLALNNELQLYTKGAATEKIRENVNETNPQLSITLENTYQMYMNAGNDIYTAKNSSAGYLNSLVKEQVLVSATRDYYNLMLAGVLCVIIIVLLLPYVQRVVLKLKKGQVPY, encoded by the coding sequence ATGATGCAAGCACATAGAATTCCTGTTTTTAAAAATTGGGTATCCGAATGGGTAGCACGATCAGTGATATTTACCATATTGATGACCTGCCTTTATAGCTTTGCCTTATATACCAATCCGGCAACAATAATGGGTTTTTACGGAGTGGAATCTACGGATATTCAATATGCTATGGTTGTTATTTATGGATCTACGGTGGCTTTTCTGGCTTTGGATTTTCGTATTGTGAAGTACTTTTCTCCTCGTAAATATCTTCTGACGGCACTTGCTGTGAATGCGTTGTGTTCACTGATCTGTTTCTATACCAGGAATTGGATGATCTTCATAGTGGTCCAGTTCATTCAGGGAATTACCTGCGCTCTGATGTCCGGAATTGTATTGAACATGATATTTCCACGTTTAGAATCTGCACGGGCAAGGGTAATAGGATACACCGTACTTTATGGCGGTATACAGATTTCAGTTCCTCTATATTCAATTTATTACAGCATAGTGCTTTATTTTTTTGATTTCAACTGGTTGTTTTACGGATTAATTGTACTGCTGGTAATCTTAACGGGTATGGTGATGGTTACAATGAATGGGAAAGCAAGGTTTCATAAAAAAATTCCGCTTTATCAGGTAGACTGGATAGGTTATCTTTTCTATATAACTTTTATTCTCATATTAGGATACATTTTGGTATACGGGAGACAGCTGGGGTGGCTGGACAGTCCTTTGATAGCTTTTTTAAGTCTGTTTAACGTATTGGTTCTTTTTATTTTTATAAGCAGGGAACTCAAATTAAAACGTCCGTTAATTAACCTTCATATTTTTAAAACGAGGAATTTTGTTATTGGTCTATTGCTGCTTTTTACTTTTTACATTTTTAAAGGAAGTACCGGGCTTGCTTATGGATATCTGGAAATCATTCTGGGAAATGACCCTCTCAGTACAATTCCCATATGGATGGCGGTAATTGCAGGAACCGTGATTGGAATGTTTGTAATTTCCCGCTTTATTCTTATGGGTTATAACCTGATAAAGATCATTATTGCAGGTTTTGGAATCATGGCTTTGTTTTATGTCTATATGTTGCTCTTTGTAACCGTTCAGGGGGAGACATGTGATTTTATTCCCGCTTTGTTTATCTATGGTTTTGCAACAGGAGTGCTATTTGTTCCAATTGTATCTTTTACCATTTCTGCGGCTCCCCCAAACATTGCTGCCAATGCATCACTGGTTGGTATTCTCGCAAGGTTTACCGGTTTTACGACAAGCTTAGCACTTAATAATGAACTTCAGTTATATACTAAAGGTGCAGCCACAGAGAAAATACGTGAAAATGTGAATGAAACAAATCCCCAGCTTTCCATTACTCTGGAGAATACTTATCAGATGTATATGAATGCTGGGAATGATATTTATACTGCAAAGAATTCTTCTGCCGGATATCTGAACAGTCTGGTAAAAGAACAGGTATTGGTAAGTGCTACCCGTGATTATTATAACCTGATGCTTGCTGGGGTGTTATGCGTTATTATAATTGTTTTGCTGCTGCCATATGTTCAGCGGGTAGTACTTAAACTGAAGAAAGGGCAGGTTCCTTACTAG
- a CDS encoding aspartate kinase, with amino-acid sequence MKVLKFGGTSVGSPERIEQLLPIIRSQASDKHLVVLSAVSGTTNDLVKLSELYENKDIEGAYKHIDVLYEKYKKFVNELFKTEGGILEALSFIGKIFDLFYQFKNKNFTSSAERIILAQGEIISTTLFHLYLKEKEISSVLLSALDFMLIDEDKEPDIDYIRKQAGLEIAKYQEETLFITQGYICRNAQGEIDNLQRGGSDYTASLLGAALQVEEIQIWTDIDGFHNNDPRYVQNTKSIARLSFDEAAELSYFGAKILHPQSVFPARKYNVPVRLLDTMNPAAAGTLISGETTNQNQIVAIAAKDGITAIRIQSSRMLMAYGFLRKVFEIFERYKTPIDMITTSEVAVSLTIDQTDNLSEIIRELNSFSAVEIDSEQSIICIVGDFRKNNHGYATIVSEALKHIPIRMISYGGSENNISLLVPSVYKVEALRSLHNRLF; translated from the coding sequence ATGAAAGTATTGAAATTTGGTGGGACTTCGGTAGGAAGCCCGGAAAGGATTGAACAGTTATTACCCATTATCAGATCTCAGGCTTCGGACAAACATCTGGTTGTTTTATCAGCCGTTTCCGGTACCACAAATGATTTGGTGAAATTATCGGAGCTGTATGAGAACAAAGATATTGAAGGAGCTTACAAACATATTGATGTACTATATGAAAAATATAAAAAATTTGTAAATGAATTATTTAAGACTGAAGGAGGGATTCTGGAAGCTTTATCTTTTATTGGTAAAATTTTTGATCTTTTTTATCAGTTCAAAAATAAAAACTTCACTTCCAGTGCGGAACGTATTATTCTTGCACAAGGTGAAATTATTTCAACAACTCTGTTTCACTTATATTTAAAGGAAAAAGAAATATCGTCTGTATTACTATCAGCGTTAGACTTTATGTTGATTGACGAAGATAAAGAACCCGATATTGACTACATCAGAAAACAGGCGGGTCTTGAAATTGCAAAATATCAGGAAGAAACCCTATTTATTACTCAAGGATATATATGCAGAAATGCTCAAGGTGAAATTGATAATCTGCAAAGGGGAGGCTCTGATTACACAGCTTCATTACTGGGAGCAGCATTGCAGGTAGAAGAAATCCAAATCTGGACGGATATTGATGGATTCCATAATAATGATCCGAGATATGTTCAGAATACAAAATCTATTGCCAGACTCAGTTTTGATGAAGCGGCAGAACTATCATACTTTGGAGCCAAAATCCTCCATCCACAAAGCGTTTTCCCTGCAAGAAAATATAATGTTCCTGTAAGATTATTAGATACAATGAATCCTGCTGCTGCCGGAACGTTGATCTCAGGAGAAACAACCAATCAAAATCAGATTGTAGCAATTGCCGCTAAGGATGGGATCACGGCAATTCGTATTCAATCTTCCCGTATGCTGATGGCTTATGGCTTTTTGAGAAAGGTTTTTGAAATTTTTGAACGGTATAAAACACCTATAGATATGATTACTACTTCTGAAGTAGCGGTATCGCTTACAATTGACCAAACGGATAATCTTTCTGAAATTATAAGAGAATTGAACTCCTTTTCAGCAGTTGAAATTGACAGTGAACAGTCGATCATATGCATTGTAGGAGACTTCAGAAAAAATAATCATGGATATGCAACCATTGTCTCGGAAGCGTTAAAACATATTCCAATACGAATGATTTCCTATGGAGGAAGTGAGAATAATATTTCATTATTAGTTCCATCTGTATACAAGGTAGAGGCCTTAAGATCCCTGCATAACAGATTGTTTTAG
- a CDS encoding NUDIX domain-containing protein, translating into MNQNFIHTYVSVDCVVFGFDHENRLNILLVQRHVDDVPLEKQIKLPGSLIFSDEDVDDAAQRVLHELTGIKKMVLKQFKCFADPMRASNAHDIKWMDQEYKHHIDRIITVAYLSLCKIDHKINSTKYDTVDWYPVDEVPLLPFDHNKIINESLMEIRKWIESDFSIIFELLPKRFTIRQLYQLYSALNEKNIDIKNFHKKISSFPYIVPLDEIQKDVSHRAARYYRFDAKIYKKNNTKLIK; encoded by the coding sequence ATGAATCAGAACTTTATCCATACCTATGTCTCTGTAGATTGTGTTGTCTTTGGATTTGACCATGAAAACCGGTTGAATATATTATTAGTACAACGCCATGTTGATGATGTACCGTTAGAAAAACAGATCAAACTTCCCGGAAGTTTGATTTTCAGTGATGAAGATGTAGATGATGCTGCACAAAGAGTACTTCATGAACTTACAGGGATAAAAAAAATGGTTCTCAAACAGTTCAAATGCTTTGCTGATCCTATGAGAGCAAGCAATGCACATGATATTAAATGGATGGATCAGGAATACAAACATCATATAGACAGGATCATTACAGTTGCCTACCTTTCTCTTTGTAAAATAGATCACAAGATCAACAGTACAAAATATGATACCGTAGATTGGTATCCTGTTGATGAAGTTCCTTTACTGCCTTTTGATCATAACAAAATTATCAATGAATCTCTGATGGAGATTAGAAAATGGATTGAATCTGATTTCTCCATTATTTTTGAGTTGCTGCCAAAAAGATTTACCATAAGACAGCTCTATCAGCTCTATAGCGCTTTAAATGAAAAGAATATTGATATTAAGAATTTCCATAAAAAAATATCTTCATTCCCCTATATCGTTCCTCTAGACGAAATTCAAAAAGATGTATCTCACCGCGCAGCAAGATATTACAGATTTGATGCTAAGATTTACAAGAAAAACAATACAAAACTTATAAAATAA